Proteins from a genomic interval of Nostoc sp. TCL240-02:
- a CDS encoding tetratricopeptide repeat protein, translating into MDSLSINSLLEELKNPDATVRDKATRKIWRIWFQQKGIYGLEIIDRSQKLLDAGEIAEAETALTALIKDQPDFAEAWNRRAFLYYSIGDYQKSLADCQMVVQINPIHFGALHGMGLCYAALGEYGEAIRAFKRALEIQPYSLVNQKLILECTFRFSYNGR; encoded by the coding sequence ATGGATTCTTTATCTATCAATTCCTTACTTGAAGAGTTGAAAAACCCCGATGCTACAGTCCGGGACAAAGCAACCAGAAAAATCTGGCGGATCTGGTTTCAGCAAAAGGGAATCTATGGGCTGGAAATAATTGACCGTAGTCAAAAGTTACTGGATGCAGGTGAAATTGCTGAAGCTGAAACAGCGCTGACGGCACTAATTAAAGACCAGCCAGATTTTGCCGAAGCCTGGAATCGTCGTGCTTTCCTCTATTACAGTATTGGTGATTATCAAAAATCTTTGGCAGATTGTCAGATGGTTGTACAAATAAATCCGATACATTTTGGGGCACTTCACGGTATGGGGTTGTGTTATGCAGCACTAGGAGAATATGGTGAAGCTATCCGAGCTTTTAAACGTGCTTTAGAAATTCAGCCCTATTCACTAGTGAATCAAAAGTTGATTCTAGAATGTACATTTAGATTCAGCTACAACGGCAGATAG
- a CDS encoding FAD-binding oxidoreductase: protein MTIKLDALINSLEGIETITDSAQVAKLSQDYHNFSPVLIPKLEGKVGDIVVRPANEAEVLKVAAACAKNRIPVTVRGAGTGNYGQCVPLHGGVILDMTRMQGIPWVKPGVARVEAGVKLAALDKKAREIGWEIRMAPSTYRTATIGGFIAGGSGGVGSIQYGLLSDRGNILAVRVITVEDEPRAIELRGDDVHKVNHAWGINGIITEVEIPLGPAYPWAEVIVTFDDFMTAAKFGQALGNADGMIKKLISVFASPIPQYFHTLQQYIPEGTHAVSLIIAESSLEFLPGFVQQYGGQITYEKPAEEAAKGTHLIEFSWNHTTLHARSVDTTITYLQSMFPSARSLQVVEQLYHHFGDEVMMHLEFFRLNGAVVPAGLQLVRYTTEERLNEIIRYHEEQGVNIGNPHTYIMEDGGRKVIAPEQLKFKEIVDPYRLMNPGKSKVIQLPIQN from the coding sequence ATGACGATAAAATTGGATGCCCTGATTAATTCTCTAGAAGGTATAGAAACCATTACTGATTCTGCCCAAGTAGCAAAATTATCCCAGGATTATCACAACTTTAGCCCGGTACTGATACCGAAACTAGAGGGAAAAGTCGGGGATATTGTAGTCCGTCCCGCCAATGAAGCAGAGGTTTTAAAAGTTGCAGCCGCCTGTGCGAAAAACCGTATACCCGTGACAGTGAGGGGTGCGGGAACAGGAAATTATGGGCAATGCGTACCCTTACATGGTGGCGTAATTTTAGATATGACGCGGATGCAAGGGATTCCTTGGGTAAAACCGGGGGTGGCGCGGGTAGAAGCCGGCGTGAAGTTAGCGGCTTTGGATAAAAAAGCCAGAGAGATTGGCTGGGAAATTCGGATGGCACCCTCGACTTACCGCACAGCGACAATTGGCGGATTTATTGCTGGGGGAAGTGGGGGTGTTGGCTCGATCCAATATGGGTTACTAAGCGATCGCGGTAATATCTTAGCAGTGCGAGTAATAACTGTAGAAGATGAACCTCGTGCGATCGAATTACGCGGTGATGATGTACACAAGGTGAATCATGCTTGGGGAATTAACGGCATCATTACCGAAGTAGAAATCCCATTGGGGCCAGCCTATCCTTGGGCAGAAGTTATTGTCACATTTGACGACTTTATGACAGCAGCAAAATTTGGTCAGGCTCTTGGTAATGCTGATGGCATGATTAAAAAGTTGATTTCTGTCTTTGCATCCCCAATACCCCAATACTTTCACACCCTACAACAGTACATTCCTGAAGGAACTCACGCAGTATCTTTGATAATTGCTGAATCGAGTTTGGAATTCTTACCGGGTTTTGTGCAGCAATACGGCGGCCAAATTACTTATGAAAAACCAGCCGAGGAAGCAGCCAAAGGAACACATTTAATAGAATTTAGCTGGAACCACACTACCTTACATGCCCGGAGTGTAGATACTACAATCACCTACTTACAAAGTATGTTCCCTAGCGCTCGCAGTTTGCAAGTGGTAGAGCAGTTATATCATCACTTTGGCGATGAAGTTATGATGCATTTAGAATTTTTTCGCCTCAACGGTGCTGTAGTTCCTGCTGGTTTGCAACTTGTTCGCTACACCACAGAAGAACGCCTCAATGAAATTATTCGCTATCACGAAGAACAAGGTGTAAATATTGGCAATCCACACACGTATATTATGGAAGACGGAGGCAGAAAAGTTATTGCTCCTGAACAGTTAAAATTTAAAGAAATAGTTGACCCATATCGGTTGATGAATCCTGGTAAAAGCAAGGTTATTCAATTACCAATTCAAAATTAG
- the thiD gene encoding bifunctional hydroxymethylpyrimidine kinase/phosphomethylpyrimidine kinase — protein sequence MNTEINSRIPVALTIAGSDSGGGAGIQADLRTFAFHCVHGTSAITCVTAQNTLGVKRVDAIATEAVVAQIQAVVEDIGVQSAKTGMLLNQEIIFAVAQQVEALEIENLVVDPVMVSRTGAQLIDDDAVKTLSHTLIPKAVIITPNRYETQILSGLQINSLEDMQAAAEIIHKTLRTKAVLVKGGGMQGDLRGVDIWFDGDKLEVLTCQQVETKNTHGTGCTLSAAIAANLAKGNDLWSSVQQAKEYVTTALTYALDIGKGQGPVGHFFPIVGTRD from the coding sequence ATGAACACTGAAATAAACTCTAGAATACCTGTTGCTTTAACCATTGCTGGTTCAGATAGTGGTGGTGGTGCAGGAATTCAAGCTGATTTACGCACCTTTGCTTTTCACTGTGTCCACGGTACTAGCGCCATAACCTGCGTCACGGCACAAAACACTCTAGGAGTGAAAAGGGTCGATGCTATAGCAACAGAGGCTGTTGTGGCGCAAATTCAGGCAGTAGTTGAGGATATTGGCGTACAATCTGCCAAAACCGGAATGTTGCTCAATCAGGAAATTATTTTTGCTGTTGCCCAGCAGGTGGAAGCTTTAGAAATCGAGAATCTAGTAGTTGATCCAGTAATGGTGTCACGTACAGGGGCACAATTGATTGATGATGATGCTGTGAAGACTCTATCCCATACCCTGATTCCCAAGGCAGTTATCATCACGCCGAATCGCTACGAGACCCAGATTTTGAGTGGGTTACAAATTAATTCCTTGGAGGATATGCAAGCTGCTGCTGAAATTATTCACAAGACTTTACGGACGAAGGCTGTTTTAGTCAAGGGCGGCGGTATGCAGGGAGATTTGCGTGGCGTTGATATCTGGTTTGATGGGGACAAGTTGGAAGTTTTGACTTGCCAGCAAGTAGAGACAAAAAATACTCACGGTACTGGTTGTACACTATCAGCTGCGATCGCTGCTAATCTGGCTAAGGGAAATGACTTGTGGTCGTCAGTGCAACAGGCTAAGGAGTATGTGACTACTGCACTCACTTACGCCTTAGATATTGGCAAAGGGCAAGGTCCTGTAGGACACTTCTTCCCAATTGTGGGGACTAGAGACTAG
- a CDS encoding cell division protein ZapB, whose translation MRTTIGSVHRNSPTPTTQAYPPSVPLSVYRELSAELQAAQARLNALTTQNQQLTQENQLLRQEIVKVVDSFSHLQNFVDSHVTPSYQQATQASSNVKSAAKVPVNQAPPRQQVAHPRPPVVSKAPPGKSRRQNFATPVMEINFPIQEPGFIEEQQVSYYSTTESDPKGLNGWWLIITILLIMLTAFSAGYFVVRPLFEHQKR comes from the coding sequence ATGCGAACAACCATAGGTTCTGTTCACAGAAATTCGCCAACACCGACTACTCAAGCCTACCCTCCCTCTGTACCATTATCTGTATACAGAGAATTGTCAGCAGAGTTGCAAGCAGCACAGGCGAGGCTAAATGCACTCACTACCCAAAATCAGCAACTAACACAAGAAAATCAACTATTACGCCAAGAAATTGTCAAAGTTGTTGATTCTTTTTCTCATTTGCAAAATTTTGTCGATTCCCATGTTACGCCCAGCTATCAGCAAGCCACCCAAGCTTCTAGCAATGTGAAAAGCGCCGCGAAAGTACCAGTAAATCAAGCGCCTCCACGCCAGCAGGTTGCTCATCCGCGTCCACCTGTTGTCTCCAAAGCTCCACCCGGAAAAAGCCGCCGTCAAAACTTTGCAACACCTGTAATGGAAATTAATTTCCCTATACAAGAACCAGGTTTTATAGAAGAGCAACAAGTAAGTTATTATTCCACTACTGAGTCAGATCCCAAGGGACTCAATGGCTGGTGGTTAATTATCACCATTTTGCTAATTATGCTTACTGCCTTTAGCGCTGGATATTTCGTTGTACGTCCTTTGTTTGAACATCAGAAACGTTAG
- a CDS encoding P-II family nitrogen regulator gives MKKVEAIIRPFKLDEVKIALVNAGIVGMTVSEVRGFGRQKGQTERYRGSEYTVEFLQKLKVEIVVDDNQVDMVVDKIIAAARTGEIGDGKIFISPVEQVIRIRTGEKNTEAV, from the coding sequence ATGAAAAAAGTAGAAGCTATTATCCGCCCATTTAAGCTAGATGAGGTAAAAATTGCCTTGGTTAACGCAGGTATTGTCGGTATGACTGTTTCTGAAGTTCGGGGGTTTGGACGGCAAAAAGGCCAAACTGAACGGTATCGCGGTTCTGAGTACACCGTTGAGTTTTTGCAAAAACTCAAAGTGGAAATCGTTGTTGACGACAATCAGGTTGATATGGTGGTAGACAAAATTATTGCTGCTGCCCGCACTGGTGAAATCGGCGATGGTAAAATTTTCATCTCGCCTGTTGAGCAAGTGATTCGGATTCGGACTGGCGAAAAGAACACAGAAGCAGTTTAA
- the rdgB gene encoding RdgB/HAM1 family non-canonical purine NTP pyrophosphatase, which produces MTKLLVVATGNPGKLREMQAYLENSGWELTLKPEELDIEETGETFAANACLKASQIAKATGNWAIADDSGLQVDALNGAPGVYSARYAKTDSERIVRLLKELGNEVNRQAQFVCAVAIARPDGAIALESEGICRGEILHAPRGDGGFGYDPIFYVQELQLTFAEMTRELKGSISHRGKAFTALLPQLERVRS; this is translated from the coding sequence ATGACCAAATTACTTGTAGTAGCTACAGGAAATCCAGGTAAGTTGCGAGAAATGCAGGCTTACCTGGAAAATTCTGGTTGGGAATTAACCCTCAAACCTGAAGAATTAGATATTGAAGAGACGGGCGAAACCTTTGCCGCTAATGCTTGTTTGAAAGCATCACAAATTGCTAAAGCTACGGGGAACTGGGCGATTGCTGATGATTCGGGTTTGCAAGTAGATGCTCTAAATGGCGCACCAGGGGTTTATTCTGCACGTTACGCCAAAACGGACTCAGAACGGATTGTTAGGTTATTGAAAGAATTAGGCAACGAGGTAAATCGACAAGCACAATTTGTTTGTGCAGTAGCGATCGCTCGTCCTGATGGTGCGATCGCATTAGAATCTGAAGGTATTTGTCGTGGTGAAATTCTTCACGCACCTCGTGGTGATGGTGGTTTCGGGTACGATCCAATTTTTTATGTGCAAGAGTTGCAATTGACTTTTGCTGAGATGACACGAGAGTTGAAGGGTTCAATAAGTCATCGAGGCAAGGCTTTTACAGCTTTACTCCCCCAACTGGAGAGAGTTAGGAGTTAG
- a CDS encoding phosphoglucomutase/phosphomannomutase family protein, which yields MPVVTNSIKFGTDGWRGIIGDEFTFERLALVAPVAAKVLYDTYFSTVGSRTIIVGYDRRFMAEDFARAVADTVSAVGFDVLLSESYAPTPAYSWAAKELNALGALVITASHNPGKYLGLKVKGYFGGSVPSEVTKKIEEQLSVGVPLAATPGKQEKFDPWPSYTQALERKVDIAKLREAIASGKLTLFADVMHGAAAGGLARLLGNQVKEINSERDPLFGGGAPEPLPKYLSKLFGVIKAHRETDKSGLTVGLVFDGDCDRIAAVDGEANFLSSQVLIPILIDHLTLRRGFTGEIVKTVSGSDLMPLVAALHNLSVFETAVGYKYIADRMLVAKVLLGGEESGGIGYGSHIPERDALLSALYVLEAIVESGLDLGEYNRYLQKQTGFISAYDRIDLPLASMEVRSRLLQQLQTKPLTEIAGLAVIDCQTIDGYKYRLADKSWLMIRFSGTEPVLRLYCEASTIEQVHQTLAWAKQWAG from the coding sequence ATGCCAGTTGTAACTAACTCAATCAAGTTTGGTACAGACGGCTGGCGGGGCATTATTGGTGACGAGTTCACCTTTGAACGCCTAGCCCTGGTCGCGCCAGTTGCCGCAAAAGTATTATATGATACATATTTTTCTACGGTGGGTAGCCGGACAATAATTGTCGGTTACGATCGCCGATTCATGGCTGAAGACTTTGCTCGTGCTGTTGCCGATACTGTCTCTGCTGTCGGATTTGATGTGCTACTGAGCGAGAGCTATGCCCCAACCCCAGCTTATAGTTGGGCAGCAAAAGAACTCAATGCTTTAGGGGCGCTGGTAATTACAGCCAGCCATAATCCTGGTAAATATTTGGGTTTAAAAGTCAAGGGTTATTTTGGTGGATCAGTACCGTCAGAAGTCACAAAAAAGATAGAAGAGCAGTTGTCAGTGGGAGTACCTCTAGCAGCGACCCCAGGCAAGCAAGAAAAATTTGATCCTTGGCCCAGTTATACCCAAGCGCTAGAACGTAAAGTTGATATTGCCAAACTTCGAGAAGCGATCGCATCTGGCAAACTGACATTATTTGCAGATGTTATGCATGGCGCTGCGGCTGGCGGATTGGCGAGACTACTAGGCAATCAAGTCAAAGAAATCAACTCAGAACGTGACCCCCTCTTTGGTGGCGGTGCGCCGGAACCCTTACCTAAATACCTTTCAAAGTTATTTGGAGTCATCAAAGCTCACCGAGAAACCGATAAATCAGGTTTAACAGTGGGGTTGGTATTTGATGGAGACTGCGATCGCATTGCAGCAGTAGATGGAGAAGCAAACTTCCTAAGTTCCCAAGTCTTAATCCCGATATTGATCGACCATTTAACCCTGCGGCGCGGTTTTACTGGAGAAATAGTCAAAACTGTCAGTGGTTCCGACTTGATGCCCCTTGTAGCAGCACTGCATAACCTGTCAGTATTTGAGACAGCAGTTGGTTATAAATACATTGCTGACAGAATGTTAGTAGCAAAAGTGTTGCTAGGTGGCGAAGAATCGGGAGGAATTGGCTATGGCAGCCATATTCCCGAACGCGATGCCCTGCTGTCAGCATTGTACGTCCTAGAGGCGATTGTAGAATCTGGTTTGGATTTAGGCGAGTATAATCGCTATTTGCAAAAACAGACAGGGTTTATCTCAGCTTACGATCGCATTGATTTACCCTTAGCAAGTATGGAAGTGCGATCGCGTCTTTTGCAACAACTGCAAACCAAACCCTTAACAGAAATTGCCGGGTTAGCAGTAATTGATTGCCAAACAATTGACGGCTACAAATATCGCCTCGCTGATAAAAGCTGGTTAATGATTCGGTTTAGCGGGACTGAACCAGTTTTACGCCTCTACTGCGAAGCCTCGACAATTGAGCAAGTGCATCAAACTCTTGCTTGGGCGAAACAGTGGGCGGGGTAA